One region of Syntrophobacter fumaroxidans MPOB genomic DNA includes:
- the rfaE1 gene encoding D-glycero-beta-D-manno-heptose-7-phosphate kinase: MPNHPDLTASEKQRLREAVSSFPQFHLLVAGDLMLDTFIWGEVRRISPEAPVPVVEVREETRLLGGTANVVHNVSRLGGKVSVVGAVGDDSPGRLLRRLLDEISVETDGLITIRNRPTTVKTRIIARNQQVVRIDHESSVPVSGDSTEGMLDFIRNNLPRIDGIVISDYAKGVVTPEFMDAVRAATRGLDIPVIVDPKVKHAEIYREVTMVTPNHHEAARMAGIEIHDEDSLVRAGRHLLEHLNCKAVLITRGKDGMSLFHHTGGMDHIPTVARRVFDVTGAGDTVSAVLGLGVASGLTMKESALLANLAAGIVVGEVGTAAVSAAQLLSALDTY; this comes from the coding sequence ATGCCCAACCATCCCGATTTGACCGCGAGCGAGAAGCAGCGTCTGCGCGAGGCTGTATCGTCCTTTCCTCAGTTTCATCTCCTTGTTGCCGGGGACCTGATGCTCGATACGTTCATCTGGGGGGAAGTGCGCAGGATTTCGCCCGAAGCCCCGGTACCGGTGGTCGAGGTCAGGGAGGAAACGCGCTTGCTCGGGGGAACCGCCAACGTCGTCCACAACGTTTCCAGGCTGGGAGGAAAGGTTTCGGTGGTCGGAGCCGTGGGGGACGACTCGCCGGGACGCCTGCTGCGAAGGCTTCTCGACGAGATATCGGTGGAAACGGACGGATTGATCACCATCCGGAACCGGCCCACCACGGTGAAGACCCGCATCATCGCCCGCAATCAGCAGGTCGTGCGCATCGATCACGAGAGCAGCGTTCCGGTTTCCGGAGACTCCACGGAAGGAATGCTCGACTTCATTCGGAACAATCTCCCGCGGATTGACGGCATCGTGATTTCGGACTATGCCAAGGGGGTGGTCACGCCGGAATTCATGGACGCGGTGCGTGCGGCGACACGCGGACTGGACATTCCGGTCATCGTGGACCCGAAGGTGAAGCACGCGGAGATCTACCGCGAGGTGACCATGGTCACGCCCAATCACCATGAAGCCGCGCGCATGGCCGGAATCGAAATCCACGACGAGGACTCCCTGGTCAGAGCGGGCCGGCATCTGCTCGAACACCTCAACTGTAAGGCGGTCCTGATCACCAGGGGCAAGGACGGCATGAGCCTGTTCCATCACACGGGCGGCATGGATCATATCCCCACCGTCGCCCGCAGGGTTTTCGACGTCACCGGCGCCGGAGACACGGTCAGCGCGGTCCTCGGCCTGGGGGTCGCTTCCGGTCTGACCATGAAGGAATCGGCCCTGCTCGCCAATCTCGCGGCCGGGATCGTCGTGGGCGAAGTGGGCACTGCCGCGGTATCGGCCGCGCAACTGTTGTCGGCCCTCGACACCTACTGA
- a CDS encoding Trm112 family protein, with the protein MTISQELLDILACPKCKGDIRLNETQDGLICDKCKLLYEIRDDIPIMLIDEAKPFQA; encoded by the coding sequence ATGACCATAAGCCAGGAATTGCTCGACATTCTCGCCTGCCCCAAGTGCAAGGGAGATATCCGCTTGAACGAAACGCAGGACGGCCTGATCTGTGATAAGTGCAAGCTTTTGTACGAGATCCGCGACGATATCCCGATCATGCTCATTGATGAAGCAAAACCGTTTCAGGCCTAG
- a CDS encoding DivIVA domain-containing protein — protein sequence MDSTSDDIRNKTFRSSWRGFDPKEVSAFIEQLTEEIKELKIENAGLKKTIQEHEKELKDYKDRENTIRNVLVNAHNTVEQMKTNAEKEARLILSEAELKAEKLVQDAQLRLGKVHEDIAELKRHRIQLESRLRATIEAYQQLLGMDKAEEHQ from the coding sequence GTGGACTCGACATCTGACGATATCAGAAACAAGACGTTCCGGTCTTCCTGGAGAGGCTTCGACCCGAAGGAAGTCTCGGCTTTTATCGAGCAACTGACCGAGGAAATCAAAGAGCTGAAGATCGAGAACGCCGGTTTGAAGAAGACGATCCAGGAGCATGAAAAGGAACTGAAGGATTACAAGGACCGGGAGAATACCATTCGCAACGTCCTGGTCAACGCTCACAACACCGTCGAGCAGATGAAGACGAACGCCGAGAAGGAAGCGAGGCTGATTCTCTCGGAGGCGGAACTGAAAGCGGAGAAACTGGTTCAGGACGCTCAACTGCGGCTGGGCAAGGTGCATGAGGACATCGCCGAGCTCAAACGTCACCGCATTCAGCTCGAAAGCAGGCTCCGCGCCACCATCGAAGCGTACCAGCAGCTTCTCGGCATGGACAAGGCTGAAGAACACCAATAG
- a CDS encoding YggT family protein, with amino-acid sequence MSFFGYMIRQVAEIVNTVLSLYIYVIIARALLSWVNPDPYNPIVRVIHNITEPVLLAIRRRLPVFFGGIDFTPLLVIAGIVLLQSVIARLAVMM; translated from the coding sequence ATGTCCTTCTTCGGTTATATGATCCGGCAAGTGGCGGAGATCGTCAATACGGTTCTGAGTCTCTACATTTACGTCATCATCGCGCGAGCGCTTCTGTCCTGGGTCAACCCGGATCCGTACAATCCCATCGTTCGAGTCATCCACAACATCACCGAACCCGTGCTGCTCGCCATTCGCAGGCGCCTGCCGGTGTTTTTCGGGGGGATTGATTTCACGCCTTTGCTCGTCATTGCGGGCATCGTGCTGCTCCAATCGGTGATCGCCAGACTTGCCGTCATGATGTAA
- a CDS encoding DMT family transporter, translated as MKETVFVRPPAPHILWTLLLVGILAISCASIFIRLAEAPPLAIAAYRVGIAALIIAPYTLYKRPRADDRWNSRRLLQAILAGVFLALHFAFWIKSLQMTSVASAATLCNTTPLFTALYARLFLGERLPARATAGILVAVGGGVLLAGTDFLLTAEALQGDLLAVCGAMAATGYLLAGSALRPWLSLPAYTLAVYGIAALVLLAWSVASGTTLSGFPAQTYLYLVLLAVIPQLIGHTTFNWALRFLSPTSVAILVLGEPAGATLLAWLFLGESPTLLKSAGLMTLGAGIVLSSLSMPSRENADPAA; from the coding sequence ATGAAGGAAACCGTCTTCGTCAGGCCTCCTGCGCCGCACATCCTGTGGACGCTCCTGCTGGTCGGAATCCTCGCGATATCCTGCGCCTCCATTTTCATCCGGCTTGCCGAAGCCCCTCCCCTGGCGATAGCCGCATACCGGGTCGGCATCGCCGCGCTGATCATCGCGCCGTACACTCTATACAAACGGCCCCGGGCCGACGATCGTTGGAATTCCCGGAGGCTGTTGCAGGCCATTCTGGCCGGCGTCTTCCTGGCCCTGCACTTCGCCTTCTGGATCAAGTCCCTTCAGATGACGTCGGTGGCGAGCGCGGCCACGCTGTGCAACACCACGCCCCTGTTCACGGCCCTCTACGCCCGGCTGTTTCTCGGGGAACGGCTTCCGGCCCGGGCGACGGCCGGCATCCTGGTGGCCGTGGGCGGCGGCGTGCTCCTTGCGGGAACGGATTTCCTTCTCACCGCGGAGGCGCTCCAGGGAGACCTGCTGGCAGTGTGCGGAGCGATGGCGGCAACGGGATATCTCCTCGCCGGCAGCGCGCTCAGGCCGTGGCTCAGCTTGCCCGCCTACACCCTGGCCGTCTACGGAATCGCCGCGCTGGTCCTGCTCGCCTGGAGCGTCGCCTCGGGAACGACGCTGAGCGGCTTCCCCGCGCAGACATATCTTTATCTCGTCCTGCTGGCCGTCATCCCCCAGCTGATCGGCCACACGACTTTCAACTGGGCCCTGCGCTTTCTGTCGCCCACTTCCGTCGCCATCCTCGTCCTCGGTGAACCGGCGGGCGCGACCCTGCTCGCCTGGCTCTTCCTTGGCGAATCACCGACCCTGCTCAAATCCGCCGGCCTGATGACACTCGGCGCGGGCATTGTCCTGAGCTCGCTTTCAATGCCCTCAAGGGAAAATGCCGATCCGGCCGCCTGA
- the rplU gene encoding 50S ribosomal protein L21, giving the protein MYAVLKSGGRQYEVRPGQVVKVEKLLGEVGDKVTLDQVLLFSDGTDIQVGQPVLANIAVQGQIVEQGRHRKIVIFKHKRRKDYRKKQGHRQHYTAVRVEEIVTLGQ; this is encoded by the coding sequence ATGTATGCAGTTTTGAAATCGGGCGGCAGGCAGTACGAGGTGAGACCCGGGCAGGTGGTCAAGGTGGAGAAGCTTCTCGGCGAGGTCGGGGATAAGGTCACGCTGGATCAGGTCCTGCTGTTTTCCGATGGCACCGACATCCAGGTCGGGCAGCCCGTTTTGGCGAACATCGCCGTCCAGGGACAGATCGTGGAGCAGGGACGCCACCGGAAGATAGTGATATTCAAGCACAAGCGACGCAAGGACTACCGCAAGAAGCAGGGGCACCGGCAGCACTACACGGCTGTGCGGGTCGAGGAAATCGTAACCCTTGGGCAGTAA
- the rpmA gene encoding 50S ribosomal protein L27, which translates to MAHKKAGGSSRNGRDSAGQRRGVKRYGGEFVRAGNILVRQLGTKFHPGKNVGLGRDYTLFAMIDGIVAFEYKDKTRQQISVYPIPAQE; encoded by the coding sequence ATGGCACACAAGAAAGCCGGCGGAAGTTCCAGAAATGGCCGTGACAGTGCGGGCCAGCGCAGGGGAGTGAAACGATACGGAGGGGAGTTCGTCCGGGCCGGGAATATCCTGGTGCGGCAGTTGGGGACCAAGTTCCACCCGGGCAAGAATGTCGGCCTGGGTCGAGACTATACGCTGTTTGCCATGATTGACGGGATTGTGGCATTCGAATACAAGGACAAGACCCGCCAGCAGATCAGCGTCTACCCGATCCCCGCGCAAGAATAG
- the obgE gene encoding GTPase ObgE, translated as MKFVDEVKVHVLSGNGGNGCVSFRREKYVPRGGPDGGDGGEGGSVIFVASEGKNTLLDFRYRHLFKAESGKHGQGRNRHGKGGRDLVLEVPAGTVIKDAETGEPLVDLSHPGDRWVAARGGRGGRGNARFVSSTRQAPRIAEDGREGEDRELVLELKLMADVGLVGLPNAGKSTLISVVSAARPRIADYPFTTLIPCLGVVRHGEAPPFVMADIPGLIEGAHDGAGLGIRFLRHIERTRILAHLVDISQLSPEEPLRPYRLIESELASYSARLGEKKRVIVLNKVDLVPERDRLEALVSRYEQLGHPVFPVSARTKEGLGELLSALVRILSESGVSLPVEDVEEHVGK; from the coding sequence ATGAAATTCGTAGATGAAGTCAAAGTCCATGTTCTGTCCGGAAACGGCGGCAACGGGTGCGTGAGCTTCCGGCGCGAAAAGTACGTCCCCAGGGGCGGCCCCGACGGCGGGGACGGCGGGGAGGGGGGGAGCGTGATATTCGTGGCCTCCGAAGGGAAGAACACGCTTCTTGACTTTCGTTACCGCCACCTGTTCAAGGCTGAGTCCGGCAAACACGGGCAGGGACGGAACCGCCACGGGAAGGGTGGCCGGGACCTTGTTCTGGAGGTGCCGGCGGGCACGGTGATCAAAGACGCCGAGACGGGAGAGCCGCTCGTCGATCTGTCCCATCCCGGAGATCGGTGGGTTGCGGCCCGGGGAGGACGGGGAGGCCGGGGCAACGCGCGGTTCGTTTCATCGACCAGGCAGGCGCCCCGCATCGCTGAGGACGGCCGGGAAGGTGAGGACAGAGAGCTCGTGCTCGAGTTGAAGCTCATGGCCGACGTGGGCCTGGTGGGGCTTCCCAATGCCGGGAAATCCACCCTGATCTCGGTTGTGTCGGCGGCTCGTCCCAGGATCGCGGATTATCCCTTCACCACGCTCATTCCCTGCCTGGGGGTCGTTCGACACGGGGAGGCGCCGCCGTTCGTGATGGCCGATATTCCGGGACTCATCGAGGGAGCTCACGACGGCGCGGGCCTGGGGATCCGGTTCCTGCGCCATATCGAGCGGACGCGCATCCTGGCCCACCTTGTCGATATCAGTCAACTGAGTCCCGAGGAGCCGCTACGGCCCTACCGGCTCATCGAAAGCGAGCTCGCAAGCTACTCGGCGCGGCTGGGCGAGAAGAAGCGCGTGATCGTCCTCAACAAAGTCGACCTTGTACCCGAAAGGGATCGACTCGAAGCCCTGGTATCCCGCTACGAACAACTGGGCCATCCCGTTTTTCCCGTCTCGGCCCGGACGAAGGAGGGGCTCGGCGAGCTTTTGAGCGCTCTCGTGAGAATCCTCTCGGAATCGGGAGTCTCTTTGCCCGTGGAGGATGTCGAGGAGCATGTCGGGAAGTGA
- the proB gene encoding glutamate 5-kinase, translating to MQDLQDRKKFFSRCRRVVIKVGSAVLTGPRGLNRVMIHRLSDQIAEFLERERGREVVIVTSGAVASGIRKIGLSERPRTIPHKQATAAVGQGALMEAWEGAFDKYDLLVAQLLLTSEDLAHRHRYLNARNTLETLLSWGILPIINENDTVVVEEIKFGDNDQLSAMIAGLIGADLVVNLTDTQGLYDCDPRLNSSAGLIPVVHRVDAKILACATPQPGSVGTGGMLSKVNAARKCLASGIPMIIAPGRERDILLRLFDGEMLGTVFLPRKRVYQGRKVWLANLPKPAGDLVLDAGAVLALRKKGKSLLPIGIREVRGTFGVGSPVRCLDEAGNVVGVGLSNYRSAEIESIKGHRSEEIETLIGYKHSDEVIHRNNFVLAGEMMEETDGGPDA from the coding sequence ATGCAGGATTTGCAGGATCGCAAAAAGTTTTTCAGCCGCTGCCGCCGGGTGGTGATCAAGGTCGGCAGTGCCGTGTTGACCGGGCCCCGGGGGTTGAACCGGGTGATGATCCATCGGCTGAGCGACCAGATTGCCGAGTTCCTGGAGCGGGAACGCGGCCGGGAGGTGGTGATCGTCACTTCCGGGGCGGTTGCGTCCGGCATTCGCAAGATCGGGCTCAGCGAACGGCCCCGGACCATTCCGCACAAGCAGGCGACGGCGGCCGTGGGCCAGGGCGCGTTGATGGAGGCCTGGGAAGGCGCTTTCGACAAGTACGACCTGCTCGTCGCCCAACTGCTTCTCACCAGTGAGGATCTCGCGCATCGGCACCGGTACCTGAATGCGCGCAATACCCTGGAGACCTTGCTGTCCTGGGGAATATTGCCGATCATCAACGAGAATGATACGGTAGTGGTGGAAGAGATCAAGTTCGGGGACAACGATCAGCTCTCGGCGATGATCGCCGGTCTGATCGGGGCCGATCTGGTGGTCAACCTGACGGACACTCAGGGGCTGTATGACTGCGATCCGCGCCTGAACAGCTCGGCCGGCCTGATCCCCGTGGTGCACCGCGTGGATGCGAAAATCCTGGCCTGCGCCACGCCGCAGCCGGGATCGGTGGGAACGGGGGGCATGCTGAGCAAGGTCAATGCGGCGAGGAAGTGCCTTGCTTCGGGAATCCCCATGATCATTGCCCCGGGCAGGGAACGTGATATACTGCTGAGGCTCTTTGACGGCGAAATGCTCGGCACCGTTTTCCTTCCCCGAAAGCGGGTGTATCAGGGCAGAAAGGTGTGGCTCGCCAATTTGCCGAAGCCGGCGGGCGACCTGGTTCTCGATGCGGGAGCCGTCCTGGCCCTGAGGAAGAAGGGGAAGTCGCTGCTGCCCATCGGCATCCGCGAGGTGAGGGGGACTTTCGGAGTGGGCTCGCCCGTGCGGTGCCTGGATGAGGCCGGGAACGTCGTCGGCGTCGGACTGAGCAACTACAGGTCGGCCGAGATCGAGAGTATCAAGGGTCATCGCAGCGAGGAGATCGAAACCCTCATCGGCTACAAGCATTCCGACGAGGTGATTCACCGGAACAACTTCGTGTTGGCCGGGGAAATGATGGAAGAAACGGACGGAGGGCCGGATGCGTGA
- a CDS encoding glutamate-5-semialdehyde dehydrogenase, with translation MREEVLTMGKRARQAAHHMAKVGDVHKRKALEHMALNIEGAEAAIREANDKDIRAAVAKGLPAAKVDRLRLDAKVLEEMACGLKEVARLSDPVGEITRMWTRPNGLRVGRMRIPLGVIGIIYESRPNVTVDAAALCIKAGNAVILRGGSEAFHSNRCLADILRRSLVETGLPEDAVQLVGTTDREAVLDLLKLEECIDVMIPRGGEDLIRFVAENARMPVLKHYKGVCHVFVDDEADPDMAMRICMNAKVQRPGVCNAMETLLVHAGIAQRFLPPMAEAFRAAGVELRGCERTRRIVADCAQAVEEDWYAEYLDLILAIRVVNDMEEAIEHITRYGSQHTEAIVTGNFERAHRFLQEVQSSLVLVNASTRFNDGFQLGLGAEIGISTSRLHAFGPMGVEELTTTKFIALGNGQLRS, from the coding sequence ATGCGTGAGGAAGTGTTGACCATGGGGAAGAGGGCACGACAGGCCGCACATCACATGGCCAAAGTCGGAGACGTGCATAAACGCAAAGCCCTCGAGCACATGGCCTTGAACATTGAAGGCGCGGAAGCGGCGATCCGCGAAGCCAACGACAAGGATATCCGGGCCGCCGTCGCCAAGGGGCTTCCGGCGGCCAAGGTCGACCGCCTCCGGCTCGATGCAAAGGTCCTTGAAGAGATGGCGTGCGGGCTCAAGGAAGTGGCCCGGCTTTCCGACCCGGTCGGGGAGATCACCCGCATGTGGACTCGTCCCAACGGGCTTCGCGTGGGGCGAATGCGCATACCGCTCGGCGTCATCGGCATCATTTACGAATCCCGCCCGAATGTGACCGTGGATGCCGCGGCCCTGTGCATCAAGGCCGGGAATGCGGTGATCCTGCGCGGCGGCTCGGAAGCGTTCCATTCGAATCGCTGCCTGGCGGACATTCTCCGGCGGTCGCTGGTGGAAACCGGGCTCCCCGAAGATGCCGTCCAACTGGTCGGTACGACCGACCGGGAGGCCGTGCTGGATTTGCTCAAACTCGAAGAATGCATCGACGTCATGATCCCGCGCGGGGGAGAGGACCTCATCCGTTTTGTCGCCGAGAACGCCCGGATGCCCGTGCTCAAGCACTACAAGGGAGTCTGCCACGTTTTCGTGGATGATGAAGCCGATCCGGATATGGCCATGCGCATTTGCATGAACGCCAAGGTGCAACGGCCCGGGGTATGCAACGCCATGGAGACTCTGCTCGTGCACGCCGGCATCGCGCAGCGGTTTCTGCCTCCGATGGCGGAGGCCTTTCGGGCGGCGGGGGTCGAGCTTCGCGGATGCGAACGGACCCGGCGGATCGTTGCGGACTGCGCGCAGGCCGTCGAGGAAGACTGGTACGCCGAATACCTCGACCTGATTCTCGCGATCCGGGTCGTGAACGACATGGAAGAGGCCATCGAACACATCACCCGGTACGGGTCCCAGCATACCGAGGCGATCGTGACCGGGAATTTCGAGAGGGCCCACCGTTTTCTGCAGGAGGTGCAGTCCTCGCTGGTGCTCGTCAACGCATCGACGCGCTTCAATGACGGTTTTCAACTCGGCCTCGGAGCGGAAATCGGGATTTCCACGTCGCGGTTGCATGCGTTCGGGCCGATGGGGGTCGAGGAACTGACCACCACCAAGTTCATCGCGTTGGGAAACGGGCAGCTCCGCAGTTGA
- the nadD gene encoding nicotinate-nucleotide adenylyltransferase — protein MRQRIGIMGGTFDPVHFGHLRAAEETVEALELDALYFTPAATPPHKGGKAILDFDHRRRMLELAIQDHPKFALSDIERKLPGKSYTVVTLRRLLQDWANGVDLYFLVGLDAFLELNTWWHFQELFELARMCVLRRPPYDETAIEAFLRSKVSPDYAWEPGAQAFAHPGLLPVHYLCNTHLEISSTRIRELVARGRSIRYLVPPQVMRYIFQNKLYAGWNAGVETVGEMMQHDAT, from the coding sequence ATGCGTCAGCGCATCGGCATAATGGGAGGGACCTTCGATCCCGTTCATTTCGGTCACCTTCGAGCAGCGGAAGAAACCGTCGAGGCCCTGGAGCTTGACGCCCTTTACTTCACTCCCGCCGCCACGCCGCCTCATAAGGGGGGTAAAGCGATCCTGGACTTCGATCATCGCCGGCGAATGCTCGAACTCGCCATCCAGGATCACCCGAAATTCGCCCTGTCCGACATCGAACGCAAGCTTCCCGGCAAATCCTACACGGTGGTGACCCTGCGCAGATTGCTCCAGGACTGGGCAAACGGCGTGGATCTCTATTTTCTCGTCGGACTGGACGCGTTTCTTGAACTGAACACCTGGTGGCACTTTCAGGAGCTTTTCGAGCTGGCCCGCATGTGCGTCCTCAGGCGTCCCCCTTATGACGAGACGGCCATCGAGGCGTTCCTGCGTTCCAAGGTGTCTCCCGACTACGCCTGGGAGCCCGGCGCGCAGGCGTTCGCGCACCCCGGCCTGCTCCCCGTCCACTATCTGTGCAATACGCACCTGGAGATTTCATCGACACGGATTCGAGAATTGGTGGCGCGGGGGCGTTCCATCAGGTATCTGGTTCCGCCGCAAGTTATGCGTTATATTTTTCAGAATAAACTGTATGCAGGCTGGAACGCCGGCGTTGAGACCGTTGGGGAAATGATGCAACATGACGCAACCTAA
- the rsfS gene encoding ribosome silencing factor, whose translation MDSKSKAFLCAEEADKLKAADVVLLEVSKYSSFADYFVICSGKSGRQVQGIADSIERSLKEAGIRPLGVEGLREGQWVLMDYGDVIVHVFYEPVRFFYDLESLWSEAETVRWNERSDRADAVKAEEFL comes from the coding sequence ATGGACTCGAAGAGCAAAGCCTTCCTTTGTGCGGAGGAAGCGGACAAGCTCAAAGCCGCCGACGTGGTGTTGCTCGAGGTGTCGAAGTATTCTTCTTTTGCCGATTATTTCGTCATCTGCAGTGGAAAGTCCGGCCGCCAGGTACAGGGGATCGCCGACAGTATCGAACGGAGTCTCAAAGAAGCGGGGATCAGGCCTCTGGGAGTCGAAGGCCTTCGAGAAGGTCAATGGGTATTGATGGACTACGGCGACGTGATCGTCCATGTTTTCTATGAACCCGTTCGATTTTTCTACGACCTGGAGAGCCTTTGGTCTGAAGCCGAGACGGTGCGCTGGAACGAACGATCGGATCGAGCCGATGCCGTGAAGGCGGAGGAATTCTTATGA
- a CDS encoding M48 family metallopeptidase: MKPLTRAARVCLVIATVVCFTFTNAVAPLSRSFAFTLSEENELGRKLLEKIRQHMQLVEDGEVLTYVQSVGNRIVEHLGTTPYEFRFFVINEPVPNAFAIPGGYVFVFRGLIEVLEDEGELASILSHELAHVQARHIERRMKEGRILSVASLAGLLAGILLASKTGASPALALGGAAGAQSAALKYSREFETEADQIGLRNLCEAGYDPKDMAEAMQRLEQFRFLNNARIPSYLSTHPAVAERVQYLKELAYSHKEWFGKKRVSPTAMDFPLMKAALIADYSEPARAMERFTAGVKKREAEAFYGMGRLYMRQGDNAQALSMLQEAVRLRPGSPFILSSLGKVYHQLGRLPEAQKALQTALLMDSSTIIAQYRLALVLQDQGKREEALEHLQSIQRYALSFPDIDYQMGIILGQNNRIGLAHYHLGHYYESKQDLKLALFHYQKARVLLRDSVEKMNELDKTIKVLEKEKKESVSHQARR, translated from the coding sequence ATGAAACCACTGACCAGAGCCGCACGGGTGTGTCTCGTGATCGCAACCGTGGTTTGTTTCACCTTCACGAATGCGGTGGCGCCGCTCTCCCGAAGCTTCGCCTTCACGCTCAGCGAAGAGAACGAACTGGGGCGAAAGCTTCTCGAAAAGATCAGGCAGCACATGCAACTGGTCGAGGACGGCGAAGTGCTCACGTACGTGCAGTCCGTGGGGAACCGGATCGTCGAGCATCTGGGGACCACTCCCTACGAATTCCGGTTCTTCGTCATCAATGAACCGGTGCCCAACGCGTTCGCTATCCCCGGCGGTTACGTTTTCGTCTTTCGGGGACTCATCGAAGTGCTGGAAGACGAAGGGGAGTTGGCCTCCATTCTGAGTCATGAGTTGGCTCACGTGCAGGCACGTCACATCGAACGCCGGATGAAGGAAGGCCGCATCCTGTCGGTTGCCTCGCTGGCGGGATTGTTGGCCGGGATTCTGCTTGCCAGCAAGACCGGTGCGAGCCCCGCCCTGGCTCTCGGAGGTGCCGCGGGCGCTCAGAGCGCCGCCTTGAAATACAGCCGCGAATTCGAAACCGAGGCGGACCAGATCGGGCTGAGAAACCTGTGCGAGGCGGGGTACGACCCGAAGGACATGGCTGAAGCGATGCAACGGCTCGAGCAGTTCAGATTTCTGAACAACGCAAGGATACCGAGTTACCTGTCTACGCACCCCGCTGTGGCGGAGCGGGTCCAGTACCTGAAAGAGCTGGCGTACTCTCACAAGGAATGGTTCGGGAAGAAGAGGGTGTCGCCCACCGCGATGGATTTCCCGCTCATGAAGGCGGCGCTCATTGCCGATTACTCAGAGCCTGCACGAGCCATGGAACGGTTCACGGCCGGGGTCAAGAAAAGAGAGGCGGAAGCCTTCTACGGCATGGGAAGGCTTTACATGCGGCAGGGAGACAACGCACAGGCCCTGTCCATGCTGCAGGAAGCGGTCAGGCTTCGGCCGGGCAGCCCGTTCATCCTGAGCAGCCTCGGCAAGGTGTATCACCAGCTGGGGAGGCTTCCCGAGGCGCAGAAAGCGCTTCAGACCGCCCTGTTGATGGATTCTTCGACGATCATCGCTCAATACAGGCTGGCGCTTGTCCTCCAGGACCAGGGGAAGCGGGAGGAGGCCCTGGAGCACCTTCAGAGCATTCAGAGATATGCCCTGTCTTTTCCCGATATCGACTACCAGATGGGGATCATTCTGGGGCAAAACAACCGCATCGGACTGGCTCACTACCATCTGGGGCACTATTACGAAAGCAAGCAGGACCTGAAGCTGGCCTTGTTCCACTACCAGAAGGCCCGAGTGCTGCTCAGGGATTCGGTTGAAAAGATGAATGAGCTGGACAAGACCATCAAAGTGCTTGAGAAGGAGAAGAAGGAGAGCGTGTCACATCAGGCCCGCCGGTAA